The Elephas maximus indicus isolate mEleMax1 chromosome 19, mEleMax1 primary haplotype, whole genome shotgun sequence genome contains a region encoding:
- the LOC126062438 gene encoding galectin-9-like isoform X1 — MAFSSAQPPYLSPGVPFQGTILGGLQDGLQIIIKGTVHFSTETRFAVNFQTGRSDKDIAFHFNPRFEEGGYVVCNTKQNGSWGSEERKIQMPFQRGQPFEICVLVQIWDFKVAVDGNHFVQYSHRVPFHCVDTISVRGSLQLDSIRFQNPTILPMVYPSLTYKLPYFTAIPGGLYPFKSIIMTGTVLPKAQSFHINLRSGSDIAFHLNPRFNENTVVCNTQINGSWGSEERWLPGKMPFNRGQNFSVWILCENHCFKVAVNDQHFCEYKHRLRNLPAINNLEVAGDIQLTHVQA; from the exons ATGGCTTTCAGCAGTGCCCAGCCTCCTTACCTGAGCCCG GGCGTCCCTTTCCAGGGGACAATCCTAGGGGGCCTCCAGGATGGTCTTCAGATCATCATCAAGGGGACTGTTCATTTCTCCACTGAAACCAG GtttgctgtgaactttcagactGGTCGCAGTGACAAAGACATTGCCTTCCACTTCAACCCTCGGTTTGAAGAAGGTGGGTATGTGGTCTGCAATACGAAGCAGAATGGATCCTGGGGAAgcgaggagaggaagattcaaaTGCCTTTCCAGAGGGGGCAGCCCTTTGAGATCTGTGTCCTGGTGCAGATCTGGGATTTCAAG GTGGCAGTGGACGGGAACCATTTCGTGCAGTACTCACACCGCGTGCCTTTCCACTGCGTGGACACCATTTCGGTCCGAGGTTCTCTGCAGCTAGACTCCATCAGGTTCCAG AATCCTACAATCCTGCCTATGGTGTACCCCAGCCTAACCTAT AAGCTGCCTTATTTCACCGCCATCCCCGGTGGGCTGTACCCGTTCAAGTCCATCATCATGACAGGCACCGTCCTGCCCAAAGCCCAGAG TTTTCACATTAACCTGCGCTCTGGGAGTGACATTGCCTTTCACCTGAACCCCCGCTTCAATGAGAACACTGTGGTCTGCAACACCCAGATCAATGGTTCTTGGGGATCTGAGGAACGCTGGCTGCCTGGGAAAATGCCCTTCAACCGCGGCCAGAACTTCTCG GTGTGGATATTGTGTGAAAACCACTGCTTCAAAGTGGCCGTGAATGACCAGCACTTTTGTGAATACAAGCACCGCCTGAGGAACCTACCGGCCATCAACAACCTGGAAGTGGCTGGTGACATCCAGCTGACCCACGTGCAGGCATAG
- the LOC126062438 gene encoding galectin-9-like isoform X2, whose amino-acid sequence MAFSSAQPPYLSPGVPFQGTILGGLQDGLQIIIKGTVHFSTETRFAVNFQTGRSDKDIAFHFNPRFEEGGYVVCNTKQNGSWGSEERKIQMPFQRGQPFEICVLVQIWDFKNPTILPMVYPSLTYKLPYFTAIPGGLYPFKSIIMTGTVLPKAQSFHINLRSGSDIAFHLNPRFNENTVVCNTQINGSWGSEERWLPGKMPFNRGQNFSVWILCENHCFKVAVNDQHFCEYKHRLRNLPAINNLEVAGDIQLTHVQA is encoded by the exons ATGGCTTTCAGCAGTGCCCAGCCTCCTTACCTGAGCCCG GGCGTCCCTTTCCAGGGGACAATCCTAGGGGGCCTCCAGGATGGTCTTCAGATCATCATCAAGGGGACTGTTCATTTCTCCACTGAAACCAG GtttgctgtgaactttcagactGGTCGCAGTGACAAAGACATTGCCTTCCACTTCAACCCTCGGTTTGAAGAAGGTGGGTATGTGGTCTGCAATACGAAGCAGAATGGATCCTGGGGAAgcgaggagaggaagattcaaaTGCCTTTCCAGAGGGGGCAGCCCTTTGAGATCTGTGTCCTGGTGCAGATCTGGGATTTCAAG AATCCTACAATCCTGCCTATGGTGTACCCCAGCCTAACCTAT AAGCTGCCTTATTTCACCGCCATCCCCGGTGGGCTGTACCCGTTCAAGTCCATCATCATGACAGGCACCGTCCTGCCCAAAGCCCAGAG TTTTCACATTAACCTGCGCTCTGGGAGTGACATTGCCTTTCACCTGAACCCCCGCTTCAATGAGAACACTGTGGTCTGCAACACCCAGATCAATGGTTCTTGGGGATCTGAGGAACGCTGGCTGCCTGGGAAAATGCCCTTCAACCGCGGCCAGAACTTCTCG GTGTGGATATTGTGTGAAAACCACTGCTTCAAAGTGGCCGTGAATGACCAGCACTTTTGTGAATACAAGCACCGCCTGAGGAACCTACCGGCCATCAACAACCTGGAAGTGGCTGGTGACATCCAGCTGACCCACGTGCAGGCATAG